Proteins from a genomic interval of Zingiber officinale cultivar Zhangliang chromosome 1B, Zo_v1.1, whole genome shotgun sequence:
- the LOC122031647 gene encoding polygalacturonase QRT3-like, which yields MVAAAGRIDISEDGSIKNYYTQRQWAVDALTRRRAAELVSSSTDVSSTPSPPPLPSKSKPRIYHVTEYGADPTGKADSTKAIRKAVADACAATTGQWLIAGVNNLGGAEVHLDGGLYLIDAPITLPAGSGNIKIHGGSLRASDDFPTDRYLIELSASPNVSSQTNTTIGDGAASSSYNYEYVTLRGLLLDANYRGGGITVVDGLRTVIDDCYIVHFASEAVSVLSGHETLIRASFIGQHITAGGDPGEKNFSGTGISLAGNDNIVTDVVIFSAGVGILVSGQANIFTGVHCYNKATGFGGTGIYLKLPGLTQTRITNCYLDYTGIVAEDPVQLLISSSFFLGDANVVLKSINGVAKGVEIVDNMFAGGDSGIDIVALEGNFTDVDQVNVNRNTAKGMTVRGTAARAAVHGNGTRWEVDFSPVLLFPDRIGNVQYALQSDTAFCRHALRTVSGNAVVIESDVAVQGTVHVEVNQAPANGVIGV from the exons ATGGTGGCTGCTGCTGGGCGTATCGATATCTCTGAAGATGGCTCCATCAAAAATTACTACACGCAGCGGCAGTGGGCAGTGGATGCTTTGACTCGCCGCCGCGCAGCGGAGCTAGTTTCGTCCTCCACCGACGTGAGTTCTACGCCTtctcctccccctcttccttcg AAATCCAAACCCAGAATATACCATGTGACCGAATATGGCGCGGATCCGACCGGAAAAGCGGATTCTACCAAAGCAATTAGGAAAGCTGTGGCCGACGCATGCGCCGCTACGACTGGCCAATGGCTTATCGCCGGAGTTAATAATCTCGGCGGCGCCGAGGTGCACTTGGACGGCGGCTTGTACTTGATCGACGCGCCAATTACTTTACCTGCTGGCAGTGGAAATATCAAG ATTCATGGCGGCAGCCTCCGAGCGTCCGACGATTTCCCTACGGACCGTTACCTGATCGAACTCTCGGCATCTCCAAACGTCAGTAGCCAGACCAACACCACCATTGGTGACGGCGCCGCCTCCTCCAGTTACAATTACGAGTACGTCACCCTGCGCGGCCTCTTGCTCGACGCCAACTACCGCGGCGGCGGAATCACCGTCGTCGACGGCCTCCGCACAGTCATTGATGACTGCTACATCGTCCACTTTGCCTCCGAGGCCGTTTCTGTCCTCTCCGGCCATGAGACACTTATCCGCGCCTCCTTCATCGGCCAACACATCACCGCAGGAGGCGACCCCGGCGAGAAGAACTTTTCTGGCACGGGCATCAGCCTCGCCGGAAACGACAATATAGTCACCGACGTGGTCATCTTCTCAGCCGGTGTCGGCATCCTCGTGTCCGGCCAGGCCAACATTTTCACCGGCGTCCACTGCTACAACAAGGCGACCGGGTTCGGCGGGACTGGGATTTATCTGAAATTGCCCGGTCTAACTCAGACCCGGATCACCAATTGCTACTTGGATTACACGGGCATCGTGGCCGAGGATCCGGTCCAACTGCTCATCTCCAGTTCGTTCTTCCTGGGCGACGCCAATGTGGTGCTCAAGTCGATAAACGGCGTGGCGAAGGGCGTCGAGATTGTCGACAACATGTTCGCCGGCGGAGATAGCGGCATCGACATCGTGGCATTGGAAGGGAATTTCACCGACGTCGACCAGGTGAATGTGAACCGGAACACGGCCAAGGGGATGACGGTTCGCGGGACGGCGGCGCGGGCAGCTGTGCACGGGAACGGGACGAGGTGGGAGGTCGACTTCTCGCCCGTGCTGCTGTTCCCGGATCGGATCGGGAACGTGCAGTACGCACTGCAGTCGGACACAGCGTTCTGTAGGCACGCTTTGAGGACCGTGTCCGGGAACGCCGTGGTGATCGAGAGCGACGTCGCGGTGCAGGGTACGGTCCACGTGGAGGTGAATCAGGCTCCGGCGAATGGCGTGATCGGTGTCTAA